In one Zobellia galactanivorans genomic region, the following are encoded:
- the miaA gene encoding tRNA (adenosine(37)-N6)-dimethylallyltransferase MiaA, with protein MKKILLSVVGPTAIGKTKLAIALAQYFKTEIISADSRQFFKEMKIGTAVPTTEELAGAQHHFIQHISIFDSYSVGDFERDALQLLDKLFKTHDIVVMVGGSGLYTKAVTEGLDDFPKVDPKIREQLNQELSEKGIESLQAELQKRDQNYYEKVDLNNPHRLIRALEICIGTETPYSSFLSQSKKKRPFETLTIGIEADRKLIYERINKRVDLMVADGLIDEARELMEHRHLNALQTVGYRELFTYFEKEGEGKATAEDLNFALDEIKKNTRRFAKRQLTWFKRNEETLWVAHDSAFKDAIATLKNKLDER; from the coding sequence ATGAAAAAGATACTTTTATCCGTTGTCGGCCCAACCGCAATTGGCAAGACCAAACTTGCCATTGCCCTCGCCCAATATTTTAAGACCGAGATAATATCCGCCGATTCCAGACAATTTTTTAAGGAAATGAAAATCGGTACGGCCGTCCCTACTACCGAAGAACTGGCCGGAGCCCAACATCACTTTATTCAACATATCAGTATTTTCGATTCCTATTCGGTAGGTGATTTTGAACGCGATGCACTGCAGTTGCTCGACAAACTGTTTAAAACCCATGATATTGTCGTGATGGTCGGTGGAAGCGGGCTATACACCAAGGCCGTAACCGAAGGGCTCGACGACTTTCCAAAAGTCGACCCGAAAATACGCGAGCAGCTGAATCAAGAATTGAGTGAAAAAGGTATCGAATCCCTACAGGCCGAACTACAAAAAAGAGATCAAAATTATTACGAAAAGGTAGACCTTAACAATCCGCATCGGCTCATTCGGGCTTTGGAAATTTGTATCGGAACGGAAACGCCCTACTCTTCCTTCCTTTCCCAGAGCAAGAAAAAACGCCCGTTCGAAACCCTAACCATCGGAATCGAGGCCGACCGAAAACTGATTTACGAACGCATCAACAAGCGTGTCGACCTTATGGTTGCCGATGGCCTTATCGACGAAGCCAGGGAACTTATGGAGCATCGGCACCTTAACGCCTTGCAGACCGTAGGCTATCGCGAACTTTTTACCTATTTTGAAAAGGAAGGCGAAGGGAAGGCTACGGCCGAGGACCTAAACTTTGCCCTCGATGAAATTAAAAAAAATACACGCAGGTTTGCCAAACGCCAACTTACTTGGTTCAAGCGAAACGAAGAAACCCTATGGGTGGCACATGACTCTGCGTTCAAAGATGCTATAGCGACCTTAAAAAACAAACTAGATGAACGATAG
- a CDS encoding gluconokinase, whose amino-acid sequence MNDRNPIIFVMGVSGSGKSTIGLLLAEKLHINFFDGDDFHPKENVKKMAEGIPLDDDDRQGWLERLNLLALENSEKGAIIACSALKTKYRSILQKGLEKKLHFVYLKGSFDEIMARLRQRQNHFMPPALLQSQFDTLEVPDDAITVSIMLTPDEITDQVIAQLKNKKAPL is encoded by the coding sequence ATGAACGATAGAAATCCGATCATATTCGTTATGGGCGTTTCAGGCTCGGGCAAAAGCACCATAGGCCTACTATTGGCAGAGAAACTCCATATCAATTTCTTTGATGGGGACGATTTTCACCCCAAGGAAAACGTAAAGAAAATGGCCGAAGGTATTCCCTTAGACGACGATGACCGTCAAGGCTGGTTAGAACGGCTCAATCTATTGGCCCTTGAGAACAGTGAGAAAGGTGCCATCATTGCCTGTTCGGCCCTCAAAACAAAATACCGTTCCATTCTACAGAAGGGCCTGGAAAAGAAACTTCATTTCGTTTACCTGAAAGGCTCTTTTGACGAAATCATGGCACGGCTCAGGCAGCGCCAAAACCATTTTATGCCTCCTGCACTCCTACAGTCGCAATTCGACACCTTAGAGGTTCCCGATGACGCGATTACAGTGTCTATAATGCTCACACCCGATGAAATCACTGACCAGGTCATTGCCCAGCTGAAGAATAAAAAAGCCCCGCTATAG
- a CDS encoding response regulator transcription factor yields METVNKKILLVEDDPNFGIVLKDYLSMNDFDVTLAKNGMEGFEKFKKDNYDICILDVMMPYKDGFTLAKEIREKNENVPIVFLTAKTMKEDVLKGYKAGADDYLNKPFDSEVLLMKIRAILQRKASNTLADSKKFEFTIGNFHLNSKLRFLKYKDEEAIKLSPKENELLRLLALHENDLMPRELALTKIWRDDNYFTSRSMDVYIAKLRKYLKRDDTVEILNIHGEGFRLVVKEGE; encoded by the coding sequence ATGGAAACAGTAAATAAGAAAATACTCTTAGTGGAGGATGATCCCAATTTCGGAATTGTGCTGAAGGACTATTTATCAATGAACGATTTTGATGTCACTTTGGCCAAAAATGGCATGGAGGGGTTTGAGAAGTTTAAAAAGGATAATTATGACATTTGTATTTTGGATGTGATGATGCCTTATAAGGATGGTTTTACCTTGGCCAAGGAGATTCGTGAAAAGAACGAAAATGTTCCTATCGTTTTTCTTACCGCTAAGACCATGAAGGAAGATGTTCTTAAAGGATATAAAGCCGGGGCCGATGATTATCTGAACAAGCCGTTCGATTCGGAAGTTCTTTTGATGAAAATTAGGGCCATACTTCAAAGAAAGGCTTCTAATACCTTGGCTGACAGTAAGAAGTTCGAATTTACCATTGGTAATTTCCATTTGAACTCAAAACTGCGTTTTTTGAAATACAAGGATGAGGAAGCGATTAAACTTTCTCCGAAAGAAAATGAATTGCTTCGTCTTTTGGCCTTGCATGAAAATGATCTTATGCCCCGTGAATTGGCACTCACCAAAATATGGAGAGATGACAATTACTTTACTTCAAGAAGTATGGACGTGTATATCGCCAAGCTTAGAAAATACCTTAAACGAGACGATACCGTTGAAATTTTGAACATTCACGGTGAAGGCTTCCGATTGGTAGTCAAAGAAGGTGAATAA
- a CDS encoding sensor histidine kinase: MNKRLFILLVALMSLSLIGIISVQFLWIKQSVEDKEEQFSNTVSEVLNTVSDKIAERETKDYFERYLNIKDSVGEPKSSHLRNIFFIDRDINSNEIRFYSHGILEENYNIASTFFDNGNASDTATIKGFTSKRTQTIFKEDFGLDGKGYKLNAKQKLEKIGGLSSIEKAQFEDVFSEYAKKVPIHKRVSKQEIQLLLDRELKNRNLDLDYEYGVYSRGLPTKVKSRKFKFAKDMLYETPIFKDSEGASNFSLLIAFPKKKKFLIQSIIKMALLSLLFTLVIVIAYSGAIYQLIRQKQISEIKSDFINNMTHEFKTPIATINLAVEAIRNPKIIGNPEKVDRYLTMIREENKRMHAQVENVLRISKLEKNQLDISKDRVDVHDIIQDAIAHVELIVADRGGYIETHLDATRTEVLASEMHFTNVIVNILDNAIKYSTEAPRIDIYTEVAKNFIVIKVKDQGAGMSKAVVKKVFEKFYREHTGDLHNVKGHGLGLAYVKKIVDDHQGEVYAESEKGKGSTFYIKLPLI; the protein is encoded by the coding sequence ATGAATAAGAGGCTATTTATTCTTTTGGTGGCGCTGATGAGTCTCTCCCTGATTGGAATTATTTCCGTTCAGTTCTTGTGGATAAAACAGTCTGTCGAAGATAAGGAGGAACAATTCTCCAATACCGTTTCAGAAGTGCTGAACACGGTATCCGATAAAATTGCGGAAAGGGAAACCAAAGATTATTTTGAGCGTTATCTCAACATCAAGGATAGTGTTGGCGAGCCCAAAAGTTCTCATTTGAGAAATATATTTTTTATTGATAGGGATATAAACTCCAACGAGATTCGGTTTTATTCCCATGGTATTTTAGAGGAGAATTACAATATAGCATCTACGTTCTTTGATAATGGTAATGCAAGTGATACGGCCACGATTAAGGGGTTTACCAGTAAACGTACCCAAACGATCTTTAAAGAGGATTTTGGGCTTGATGGTAAGGGGTATAAGCTGAATGCAAAACAGAAACTAGAAAAAATCGGAGGGCTTTCATCAATAGAAAAAGCCCAGTTTGAAGACGTTTTTAGCGAATATGCCAAAAAGGTACCGATTCATAAAAGGGTTTCCAAACAGGAAATTCAACTGTTGCTTGATCGAGAACTTAAAAATAGAAACCTTGATCTCGATTATGAGTATGGGGTGTATAGTAGAGGGCTTCCTACAAAGGTAAAGTCGCGAAAGTTCAAGTTCGCAAAGGATATGCTCTATGAAACACCTATTTTTAAGGATAGTGAGGGAGCTAGTAATTTCTCCTTGTTGATAGCTTTTCCGAAGAAAAAGAAATTCTTGATACAGTCCATAATAAAAATGGCGCTCTTATCGTTACTTTTTACTTTGGTAATCGTAATCGCATATTCGGGGGCTATTTACCAATTGATACGTCAAAAGCAGATATCCGAAATAAAATCGGATTTTATCAATAATATGACGCATGAGTTTAAAACACCCATTGCAACGATAAACTTGGCCGTAGAGGCTATTCGAAACCCTAAGATAATCGGGAATCCGGAAAAGGTGGATCGCTATCTGACCATGATCCGTGAAGAGAATAAACGAATGCATGCCCAAGTGGAAAATGTATTGCGTATCTCAAAATTGGAAAAGAACCAATTGGATATCAGTAAGGATAGGGTAGACGTTCACGACATAATACAAGATGCTATCGCCCATGTCGAGCTTATAGTGGCCGACCGTGGGGGGTATATCGAAACCCATCTAGACGCCACCCGTACAGAGGTTTTGGCCAGTGAAATGCATTTTACCAATGTTATTGTCAATATTCTTGACAATGCGATTAAATATTCGACAGAGGCACCTCGAATAGATATATATACCGAGGTGGCCAAGAATTTTATTGTGATAAAAGTAAAAGATCAAGGTGCCGGAATGAGCAAGGCAGTGGTCAAAAAGGTGTTTGAAAAATTTTACCGCGAACACACGGGAGATTTACATAATGTCAAGGGGCACGGCCTCGGTTTGGCATATGTTAAAAAGATCGTTGACGATCATCAAGGGGAAGTCTATGCGGAAAGTGAAAAAGGAAAGGGAAGTACATTTTATATAAAATTGCCTTTAATCTAA
- the coaE gene encoding dephospho-CoA kinase (Dephospho-CoA kinase (CoaE) performs the final step in coenzyme A biosynthesis.) has translation MRIVGLTGGIGSGKTTVAKMFEELGVPVYNSDTRAKELMQSSQDLVLAIKELLGEEAYREDGVLDRGFVSRQVFDNKALLNELNAIVHPAVRKDFIHWADEQTADYVIQEAAIIFEIGTQDFYDCIILVVAPKETRIERVVQRDAGTTVKSVEARMKNQWEDDRKIEASDYVIENTNLEQTKVQVLDIHRDLLNKI, from the coding sequence ATGAGAATTGTAGGTTTGACAGGCGGTATCGGCAGTGGTAAGACTACGGTCGCCAAAATGTTTGAAGAATTGGGGGTGCCGGTCTATAATTCAGATACCCGGGCCAAAGAGCTAATGCAAAGCTCCCAAGACTTGGTGTTGGCCATAAAGGAACTTCTGGGTGAAGAAGCTTATCGGGAGGATGGGGTGTTGGACAGGGGCTTTGTATCACGCCAAGTTTTTGACAACAAAGCCTTGTTGAACGAGCTGAACGCAATTGTCCATCCCGCGGTTCGAAAAGATTTCATACATTGGGCCGATGAACAAACTGCAGATTACGTCATTCAAGAAGCGGCCATCATATTTGAAATCGGAACCCAAGATTTCTATGATTGCATTATTCTAGTGGTCGCCCCCAAGGAAACAAGAATAGAAAGGGTTGTGCAACGAGATGCGGGCACTACCGTAAAAAGTGTAGAGGCCCGAATGAAAAACCAATGGGAAGACGATAGAAAAATAGAAGCTTCCGACTACGTCATCGAAAACACAAACCTCGAGCAAACCAAGGTTCAAGTATTGGATATTCATCGCGATTTGCTCAATAAAATCTAG
- a CDS encoding CdaR family protein: MFLFFSTLIWLINNLSRSYVSTAKFNLEYVNLPEGYLFKGATDNELKVRLKAGGFQFLGFNFRRSTIAIDLSEAQRKDSMFYVPQDVYKKQVEKQLSGSMSLVDIETDTLFVGMLAVISKKVPVHPNVEMNLARNYLLDGKIETKPDSITLVGPSDEIDSIRVVRTKKLTLPDVNSDFSESVEIYKSEKLKNTEYSDEKVELTAQIARFSEKVFEVPIKMVHFPDNVEVKTFPDKVSVLCKAKLERLKKLEAGDFEVIADYRQLEEGEGHGLKLQLRKKPSGLHSVKLQKDTVEYILNKK, translated from the coding sequence ATGTTTTTATTCTTCTCTACTTTGATATGGCTTATCAATAACCTTTCCCGGAGCTATGTGAGTACGGCCAAGTTTAATTTGGAGTACGTGAACCTGCCGGAAGGCTATCTTTTTAAGGGTGCGACGGATAATGAATTAAAGGTGAGGCTCAAAGCGGGTGGTTTTCAGTTCTTGGGTTTTAATTTCAGGAGGAGTACCATAGCTATTGACCTTTCCGAGGCCCAGCGTAAAGATTCGATGTTCTATGTGCCCCAAGATGTATATAAAAAACAGGTAGAGAAGCAATTAAGTGGTTCTATGTCTTTGGTGGATATAGAGACCGATACCCTTTTTGTGGGAATGTTGGCCGTAATTTCAAAGAAGGTTCCCGTACATCCGAACGTGGAAATGAATTTGGCCCGTAATTACCTCTTGGACGGAAAAATAGAAACAAAACCAGATTCCATAACCCTTGTTGGGCCTTCCGATGAGATAGATAGTATAAGGGTCGTCCGTACCAAGAAATTGACCCTGCCCGATGTAAATTCAGATTTTTCCGAATCGGTGGAAATCTATAAATCCGAAAAACTCAAGAATACCGAGTACTCTGATGAGAAAGTAGAGCTTACGGCCCAAATTGCACGTTTCTCTGAAAAGGTCTTCGAGGTGCCGATTAAAATGGTGCATTTTCCCGATAATGTAGAGGTAAAGACGTTTCCCGATAAGGTCTCGGTTTTGTGCAAGGCCAAATTGGAGCGCTTGAAGAAACTTGAGGCTGGTGATTTTGAGGTGATTGCCGACTATCGCCAACTCGAAGAAGGCGAAGGCCATGGGCTAAAACTACAATTGCGAAAAAAGCCCAGTGGATTGCACAGTGTAAAACTACAAAAGGACACGGTTGAATATATATTGAACAAGAAATGA
- a CDS encoding glycosyltransferase: MDLSFSFIVPVYNRPDEIAELLESLTHQTYSDDFEVLIVEDGSTLSSEEVIGKYRDKLSISYYKKPNSGPGDSRNYGMARAKGNYFLIVDSDCMIPPQYLEAVHTALKKDFVHCFGGPDAAHESFGLLQKAINYAMTSVLTTGGIRGNKKALNKFQPRSFNMGISKTAFETVGGFGKIHPGEDPDFTFRVWNKGFDTRLIPEAFVYHKRRIDWNKFFVQVKKFGSVRPILNQWHPKTSKMTYWFPTFFCLGFLASLLLFAIGIHLPIYLYVVYFLLIFIDSLLKNRNLAVALLSLVAVSIQFMGYGYGFLKSSIFLNFSKKEPEILFPHLFFK; the protein is encoded by the coding sequence ATGGATTTATCTTTCTCGTTTATAGTTCCTGTTTATAATAGACCCGATGAAATAGCGGAGTTATTGGAAAGCCTGACGCATCAGACCTATTCCGATGATTTTGAGGTGCTGATCGTGGAAGATGGGTCGACCCTTTCTTCGGAAGAGGTGATAGGAAAGTATAGGGATAAGTTGTCCATTTCCTATTATAAGAAGCCCAATTCGGGGCCGGGGGATTCAAGAAACTACGGAATGGCCCGCGCCAAGGGCAATTATTTTCTTATCGTAGATTCTGATTGTATGATTCCGCCGCAGTACTTGGAAGCGGTGCATACGGCCCTGAAGAAGGACTTTGTACATTGTTTCGGAGGGCCCGATGCGGCCCATGAATCGTTCGGACTTTTGCAGAAGGCCATTAATTACGCTATGACCTCTGTACTTACTACCGGGGGAATCCGCGGAAACAAAAAGGCGCTGAACAAGTTTCAGCCGCGTAGTTTTAATATGGGAATTTCTAAAACCGCCTTTGAAACTGTGGGCGGATTCGGAAAGATTCACCCCGGTGAAGATCCTGATTTTACCTTTCGGGTATGGAACAAGGGCTTTGATACCCGATTGATTCCTGAAGCTTTTGTGTATCATAAGCGGCGTATCGACTGGAACAAGTTTTTCGTTCAAGTAAAAAAATTCGGAAGTGTTCGCCCTATTTTAAACCAATGGCATCCGAAGACCTCGAAAATGACCTATTGGTTTCCTACGTTTTTCTGCTTGGGTTTTTTGGCCTCACTCCTTTTATTTGCAATAGGGATTCATTTGCCCATCTATTTATATGTGGTCTATTTTTTGCTCATCTTTATAGATTCGCTCTTGAAAAACAGAAACTTAGCGGTAGCTTTGCTTTCCTTGGTCGCCGTGAGTATTCAATTTATGGGGTATGGTTATGGTTTTTTAAAATCAAGCATCTTCCTTAACTTTAGCAAAAAGGAACCAGAGATATTATTTCCACATTTATTCTTTAAGTAA
- a CDS encoding enoyl-ACP reductase FabI: MSYNLLKGKKGIIFGALDENSIAWKTAERIHEEGGTFVLTNAPVAMRLGQIKDLAAKTGSEIIPADATSEEDLDNLVAKSMEILGGKIDFVLHAIGMSINVRKGRSYTDEKYDFTTKGWDVSALSFHKVLQSLYKADAMREWGSIVALTYMAAQRVFPDYNDMADNKAYLESVARSFGYFFGKEKNVRVNTISQSPTPTTAGQGVKGFDGFISYAEKMSPLGNATALECADYTVTLFSDLTRKVTMQNLFHDGGFSNTGVSQEVIERFTE; the protein is encoded by the coding sequence ATGTCGTATAATTTACTAAAAGGTAAGAAAGGAATCATTTTTGGAGCTTTGGATGAAAATTCAATAGCGTGGAAAACTGCAGAGCGAATCCATGAAGAGGGAGGGACTTTTGTTCTGACCAATGCACCGGTAGCTATGCGTTTGGGACAGATCAAGGATTTGGCCGCAAAGACAGGTTCTGAGATCATTCCTGCCGATGCAACGAGTGAAGAGGACCTTGATAACCTGGTCGCCAAGTCAATGGAGATTCTAGGTGGGAAAATCGATTTTGTATTGCACGCTATCGGGATGTCCATCAATGTTAGAAAGGGCCGTTCTTATACCGATGAAAAATATGACTTTACCACCAAGGGATGGGATGTTTCGGCACTTTCGTTCCATAAGGTATTGCAAAGCTTGTACAAGGCCGACGCCATGAGGGAGTGGGGAAGCATCGTAGCCTTGACCTATATGGCGGCACAACGCGTTTTTCCGGATTATAACGATATGGCCGACAACAAGGCTTACTTAGAATCGGTGGCACGTAGTTTTGGTTATTTCTTCGGAAAGGAAAAAAATGTTCGTGTAAATACCATATCGCAATCGCCAACTCCTACAACGGCCGGTCAGGGCGTCAAAGGTTTTGACGGTTTTATCAGTTACGCTGAAAAAATGTCTCCCTTGGGTAATGCCACTGCTTTGGAATGTGCCGATTATACCGTAACCCTCTTTTCAGACCTAACCAGAAAAGTTACAATGCAAAATTTGTTTCACGATGGCGGTTTCTCGAATACGGGCGTAAGCCAAGAGGTTATCGAGCGTTTTACAGAGTAG
- the recN gene encoding DNA repair protein RecN, with protein sequence MLVHLSIKNYALIDDLNVAFTKGFTCITGETGAGKSILLGGLSLVLGKRADLSSLRNKEKKCIIEAEFQIDKYNLKSFFQENDLDYEERTIIRREIQPSGKSRAFINDSPVTLDVLTRLGSNLIDVHSQHQTLQLTENDFQLKVIDALAGNKDLLADYGGKLRLFKATSKELSELIEFQKEANKEHDYNSFLLQELQAAPLKLGLQEELEEQYEQLNNVENILELIASGHQLLNDEQVGIVSLLTELKQLMNRLSGYGSQYADLNQRVQSVFIEVDDIASELQTYQEDTEANPQLLEETNSKLQQLYDLQKKHGVQEVSELLEIREGLSEKVSVTENLEADIEKKEKELAAHKTALQKAADVLTAKRKKVIPELKKQLEDSLKALGMASATFKIELFKSNDFKANGADGLTFLFSANKGGDYGELKKVASGGELSRIMLTIKSILAKYENLPTIMFDEIDTGVSGEISGKMGDIMQEMSRSMQVFSITHLPQVASKGDHHFKVYKQEEGAVTKTNMKELEQEERVVELAEMLGGKELSDSAMAHARQLLN encoded by the coding sequence GTGCTAGTACACCTTTCTATAAAAAATTACGCTTTAATAGATGACCTGAACGTGGCCTTTACCAAAGGGTTCACTTGTATCACTGGTGAAACCGGTGCCGGTAAGTCTATTTTGTTGGGTGGTTTGTCCTTGGTATTGGGCAAGCGCGCCGATTTATCCTCTTTGAGGAATAAGGAAAAAAAATGTATTATCGAGGCCGAATTTCAAATCGATAAGTATAATTTGAAGTCCTTTTTTCAGGAGAATGATCTAGATTACGAGGAACGGACCATTATCCGAAGGGAAATCCAGCCTAGTGGGAAATCACGGGCCTTTATCAACGATTCTCCCGTTACTTTGGATGTTCTTACGCGATTGGGAAGCAATCTGATAGATGTGCATTCGCAACACCAGACCTTGCAGTTGACCGAAAACGATTTTCAGTTGAAAGTTATAGATGCCCTTGCGGGAAACAAAGACTTGCTCGCCGATTATGGAGGGAAGCTCCGTTTGTTCAAAGCGACCTCAAAGGAACTTTCTGAATTGATCGAATTTCAAAAAGAAGCGAATAAAGAGCATGATTACAATAGTTTTCTCTTGCAGGAACTTCAGGCTGCTCCTTTGAAGCTGGGACTCCAGGAAGAATTGGAAGAGCAGTATGAGCAATTGAACAACGTAGAGAACATTCTTGAGCTTATTGCTTCGGGCCATCAGCTGCTCAATGACGAACAAGTGGGTATCGTTAGTTTGCTTACCGAACTCAAACAGCTGATGAATCGCCTTTCGGGCTATGGTAGTCAATATGCCGACCTGAACCAACGGGTGCAATCGGTTTTTATAGAGGTCGATGATATAGCCTCCGAACTTCAGACCTATCAAGAAGATACCGAGGCCAATCCGCAATTGCTCGAAGAAACGAACTCCAAGCTGCAACAGCTATACGATTTACAGAAAAAACATGGGGTTCAAGAGGTTTCCGAATTATTGGAAATAAGGGAGGGGCTTTCAGAGAAGGTCAGTGTTACCGAAAATCTCGAGGCGGACATAGAAAAGAAGGAAAAAGAGCTTGCGGCCCATAAAACGGCATTGCAAAAGGCGGCCGACGTACTGACGGCTAAACGGAAAAAGGTGATTCCGGAACTTAAAAAACAACTCGAAGATTCGCTCAAAGCCTTAGGTATGGCCAGCGCTACTTTTAAAATAGAACTTTTTAAGTCGAATGACTTTAAGGCGAATGGAGCGGACGGACTTACCTTTTTGTTCTCTGCGAACAAGGGGGGCGATTATGGGGAGCTGAAAAAAGTGGCCTCTGGGGGAGAGCTATCCCGTATCATGCTTACCATTAAGTCCATTTTGGCGAAATACGAAAACTTGCCCACCATTATGTTCGATGAGATCGATACCGGGGTTTCTGGTGAAATCTCAGGAAAAATGGGGGATATAATGCAAGAAATGAGTCGAAGCATGCAGGTGTTCTCCATTACACATTTGCCACAAGTGGCCTCTAAGGGCGATCACCATTTTAAGGTGTACAAGCAAGAAGAGGGGGCGGTTACCAAAACCAATATGAAGGAATTGGAGCAAGAAGAAAGGGTAGTGGAACTGGCGGAAATGTTAGGGGGCAAAGAGCTTTCCGATTCGGCCATGGCCCATGCAAGGCAACTTTTGAACTAG
- the porD gene encoding type IX secretion system protein PorD has translation MRNFLFILACSFVIMSVSAQEMNCVVTINADQVSQTNQQVFKTLERSLNDFVNKNKWTNRKYKENERVSAQMFITINKYESNRFEGNIQIQSSRPVFNTSYETPVFNYKDNQLNFEYIEFQPLVFNENVFESNLVGVVSYYIYIILGLDADTFSLEGGTEYFRKAQQITTQAQGSSYAGWDQSSDRSRFELVDNLLSNTYREYRIAMYNYHRKGLDILGDNNSTGKQVIAGTMKLFETMIKRRPNAFLIQTFFDAKSDEIQNIFSDGPKVDIVQLKETLNRIAPLYSSTWNDIKY, from the coding sequence ATGCGTAATTTCTTATTTATACTTGCTTGTTCATTTGTAATAATGTCGGTTTCGGCACAAGAGATGAACTGTGTGGTGACCATAAACGCGGATCAGGTCTCTCAAACCAACCAGCAGGTCTTTAAAACGCTTGAGCGCTCGTTGAACGACTTTGTGAACAAGAACAAGTGGACGAACCGAAAGTATAAGGAAAATGAGCGTGTAAGCGCCCAAATGTTCATTACGATCAATAAGTATGAGTCGAATCGCTTTGAAGGCAATATTCAGATTCAGTCGTCCCGGCCTGTTTTTAATACTTCTTATGAAACTCCTGTTTTTAATTATAAGGACAATCAATTAAATTTTGAATACATCGAATTTCAGCCTTTGGTGTTCAATGAAAATGTATTCGAATCTAATTTGGTAGGTGTGGTTTCCTATTACATCTACATTATTTTAGGCTTGGATGCCGATACCTTTTCTTTGGAAGGCGGTACAGAGTATTTTAGAAAGGCGCAGCAGATAACCACCCAGGCGCAAGGCAGTAGCTATGCAGGTTGGGATCAAAGCAGTGACCGTAGCCGTTTTGAGTTGGTAGATAACCTTTTGTCCAATACCTATCGCGAATATCGTATCGCCATGTATAATTATCACCGTAAAGGACTTGATATTCTAGGGGATAACAATAGTACGGGGAAACAGGTGATTGCCGGTACCATGAAGCTTTTTGAGACCATGATCAAACGCAGGCCGAACGCCTTTTTGATACAGACCTTCTTTGACGCCAAGTCAGATGAGATCCAAAACATCTTTTCAGATGGTCCTAAAGTCGATATCGTTCAGTTGAAAGAGACTTTGAACAGAATTGCCCCTCTATATTCCAGTACTTGGAACGATATTAAATACTAG